A window of the Streptomyces griseochromogenes genome harbors these coding sequences:
- a CDS encoding methyltransferase domain-containing protein, protein MTRSDGYLLDNRQAEAGERFDAFASLFDPTTFRHVEALGIGPGMRCWEVGAGGTSVVSWLAEKVGSDGRIVATDLDTSLLTAAVRPPVEARVHDVGTEEPPGEGFDLVHARLVLVHVPDRARALQSMIKALRPGGWLLIEDADPALQPLICPDEHGPEQQLANRLRHGFRKLLADRGADLSYGRKLPRLLREAGLRDVEADAYFPMTSPACAALEAATVRQIRDRLVDAGLATDEDVDRHLANVEAGGMDLATAPMISAWGRKA, encoded by the coding sequence ATGACGCGATCCGACGGGTACCTCCTGGACAACCGGCAGGCGGAGGCGGGAGAGCGGTTCGACGCCTTCGCCTCTCTCTTCGATCCGACGACCTTCCGGCATGTCGAGGCCCTCGGGATCGGACCGGGCATGCGCTGTTGGGAGGTCGGGGCCGGCGGTACCTCGGTCGTGTCCTGGCTGGCCGAGAAGGTCGGCTCTGACGGCAGGATCGTCGCGACCGACCTCGACACCTCGCTCCTCACCGCCGCGGTCCGTCCCCCGGTCGAGGCGCGCGTCCACGACGTGGGTACGGAGGAGCCGCCGGGCGAGGGCTTCGACCTGGTGCACGCCCGGCTGGTCCTCGTCCATGTCCCGGACCGGGCCAGGGCCCTGCAATCCATGATCAAGGCACTGCGGCCCGGCGGATGGCTGCTGATCGAGGATGCCGATCCGGCCCTCCAGCCCCTGATCTGCCCCGACGAGCACGGCCCCGAGCAGCAGCTCGCCAACCGGCTGCGCCACGGCTTCCGCAAGCTGCTCGCCGATCGTGGCGCCGACCTGTCGTACGGCCGCAAGCTTCCGCGTCTGCTCCGCGAGGCCGGGTTGCGCGATGTGGAGGCCGACGCCTACTTCCCCATGACCTCGCCCGCCTGCGCCGCCCTGGAGGCCGCCACGGTCCGGCAGATCCGCGACCGGCTCGTCGACGCGGGTCTCGCCACCGACGAGGACGTCGACCGGCACCTGGCCAACGTGGAAGCGGGCGGCATGGACCTCGCCACCGCGCCGATGATCTCGGCCTGGGGCCGCAAGGCCTAG
- the corA gene encoding magnesium/cobalt transporter CorA — MPMAGNLRKVTGLGRVGGLRNMARLTRLRPRVDLSHPARSPLGSSVVNCVTYQEGARVPGCTDLVDAVEKVRKSGEGFVWLGLHEPTDREFAGIAELFDLHPLAVEDAVEAHQRPKVERYGHTLFAVFKTVCYVEHEKLTATSEVVDTGEIMVFIGEDFVITVRHGRHGSLGPLREELEADPQQLAKGPAAVLHAIADHVVDDYLSVTDAVQADIDQVETDVFSENGARADPGRIYQMKRELLELKRAVVPLARPVEDLATQPIRVIDPEIQAYFRDVLDHLMRAKEQIAAFDELLNSILQAHLAQVTVAQNEDMRKITAWAAVIAVPTMVCGVYGMNFDHMPELHWRFGYPLVMGVMAAACLALYRGFRRNGWL, encoded by the coding sequence ATGCCCATGGCAGGGAATCTGCGGAAGGTCACGGGGCTGGGCAGGGTCGGCGGCCTGCGCAATATGGCGCGGCTGACCCGGCTGCGGCCCCGCGTGGACCTGAGCCATCCCGCCCGGTCACCGCTGGGCTCCTCGGTGGTTAACTGCGTGACGTACCAGGAAGGTGCCCGAGTGCCGGGGTGCACCGACCTGGTGGATGCCGTGGAGAAGGTACGCAAGAGCGGTGAGGGGTTCGTCTGGCTGGGACTGCACGAGCCGACGGACCGTGAGTTCGCGGGGATCGCCGAGCTGTTCGACCTGCACCCGCTGGCGGTGGAGGACGCGGTGGAGGCCCATCAGCGCCCGAAGGTGGAGCGGTACGGGCATACGCTCTTCGCGGTGTTCAAGACCGTCTGTTACGTGGAGCACGAAAAGCTCACGGCGACGAGCGAGGTGGTCGACACCGGCGAGATCATGGTGTTCATCGGCGAGGATTTCGTCATCACGGTACGGCACGGGCGGCACGGCTCACTGGGCCCGCTGCGCGAGGAGCTGGAGGCCGATCCGCAGCAACTCGCCAAGGGGCCGGCGGCGGTGCTGCACGCGATCGCCGACCATGTCGTGGACGACTATCTGAGCGTCACGGACGCGGTGCAGGCCGACATCGACCAGGTCGAGACGGACGTGTTCTCGGAGAACGGCGCGCGGGCCGATCCCGGGCGGATCTACCAGATGAAGCGTGAACTCCTGGAACTGAAGCGGGCGGTGGTGCCGCTGGCCCGCCCGGTGGAGGATCTGGCCACTCAGCCGATACGCGTGATCGACCCGGAGATTCAGGCCTACTTCAGGGACGTGCTCGACCATCTGATGCGGGCCAAGGAGCAGATAGCCGCGTTCGACGAACTGCTCAACTCCATCCTGCAGGCACATCTCGCGCAGGTGACGGTCGCGCAGAACGAGGACATGCGGAAGATCACGGCCTGGGCTGCGGTGATCGCCGTGCCGACGATGGTGTGCGGGGTCTACGGCATGAACTTCGACCACATGCCGGAGCTGCACTGGCGGTTCGGCTATCCGCTCGTCATGGGCGTGATGGCGGCGGCCTGTCTCGCGCTGTACCGGGGCTTCAGGCGCAACGGCTGGCTCTGA
- a CDS encoding PPOX class F420-dependent oxidoreductase, whose amino-acid sequence MTTSSHSAVAFGDSVRALLDGKNFASVATLGPDGAPQNSVVWIKREGDAVLFSSVDGRQKVRNLRRDPRISLTVFDLANPYSSAEIRGVAEILPDEGKRLPYELSHKYLGIDPPAENDDEARVIIRIVPRKVVSFSV is encoded by the coding sequence ATGACGACCTCATCGCACAGTGCCGTCGCCTTCGGTGACTCCGTCCGCGCCCTCCTCGACGGCAAGAACTTCGCAAGCGTCGCCACGCTCGGCCCCGACGGCGCCCCGCAGAACTCGGTGGTCTGGATCAAGCGCGAGGGCGACGCCGTGCTCTTCTCGTCCGTCGACGGCCGCCAGAAGGTGCGCAACCTCCGCCGTGACCCCCGCATCAGCCTGACGGTCTTCGATCTGGCCAACCCCTACAGCTCGGCCGAGATCCGGGGTGTCGCCGAGATCCTCCCGGACGAGGGCAAACGGCTCCCGTACGAGCTGTCGCACAAGTACCTCGGCATCGACCCGCCGGCGGAGAACGACGACGAGGCCCGCGTGATCATCAGGATCGTCCCGCGGAAGGTGGTGTCCTTCTCGGTGTGA
- a CDS encoding uridine kinase: MGVVRLEAITWDRLAELLADRLLEVKPADGSAWPRVGFDGASAAGPGDLAERVAQALRVRGRPSLVVGAEGFLRPASLRLEHGRRDAESYYSGWFDTSALWREVFGPLDPGGNGRILPDLWDPATDRATRSPYVQLPPRGVLLLHGPLLLRHWFPFDLTVHLLLSPSALRRRTPEADHWTLPAFERYEAESDPAGVADILVRADDPRHPAWSG, from the coding sequence ATGGGCGTTGTGCGACTGGAAGCGATCACCTGGGACCGGCTCGCCGAGCTGCTTGCCGACCGGCTGCTCGAGGTGAAGCCGGCCGACGGAAGTGCCTGGCCGCGTGTCGGCTTCGACGGGGCGTCGGCCGCCGGCCCGGGCGACCTTGCCGAGCGAGTTGCCCAGGCACTGCGTGTGCGGGGCAGGCCCTCGCTGGTCGTCGGTGCCGAGGGCTTCCTGCGTCCCGCTTCACTCCGCCTGGAGCATGGGCGAAGGGACGCGGAGTCGTACTACAGCGGCTGGTTCGACACGAGTGCCCTGTGGCGCGAGGTCTTCGGCCCCCTCGATCCCGGAGGGAACGGCCGTATCCTGCCCGACCTGTGGGACCCGGCCACCGACCGTGCCACCCGCAGCCCTTATGTCCAACTCCCGCCCCGTGGAGTGCTGTTGCTCCATGGCCCCCTCCTCCTGCGTCACTGGTTCCCCTTCGACCTGACCGTCCATCTCCTCCTCTCTCCGAGCGCTCTGCGCCGTCGTACCCCGGAGGCCGACCACTGGACGCTCCCCGCCTTCGAGCGCTACGAGGCCGAGAGCGATCCTGCCGGCGTGGCCGACATCCTCGTGCGTGCCGACGACCCGAGGCATCCCGCGTGGAGCGGCTGA
- a CDS encoding DUF2293 domain-containing protein has product MARYATPLLPSGLVVIQPLRSKRCAGCRRGPLSLLVLEDGAPRCLVCADLGHLVFLPRGDTALTRRAREESTLSVVVVRFNRRQSRYERQGVLVEETALARAEARCLADAEARRRRRARDARRRAAEDERFAAAFAAEIRRLFPGCPDKRARAMAAHASVRGSGRVGRSAAGRALSEGAVISAVVAAVRHVDTPYDQLLMRGVPRYEARRRIAPTVENVLRGWSEAADVG; this is encoded by the coding sequence ATGGCGCGTTACGCAACTCCCCTCCTTCCCAGTGGACTTGTCGTCATCCAGCCCTTGCGGAGCAAGCGCTGTGCCGGGTGCCGGCGTGGGCCGCTCTCGCTCCTCGTGCTGGAGGACGGGGCGCCGCGCTGCCTCGTCTGCGCGGACCTGGGGCATCTGGTGTTCCTGCCGCGGGGCGACACGGCACTCACCCGCAGGGCGCGGGAGGAGAGCACGCTGTCGGTGGTCGTGGTGCGGTTCAACCGGCGCCAGAGCCGGTACGAACGGCAGGGCGTGCTCGTGGAGGAGACTGCGCTGGCCCGGGCCGAGGCGCGGTGTCTGGCGGACGCCGAGGCCAGGCGCCGGCGACGGGCGCGGGACGCGCGGCGCAGGGCGGCGGAGGACGAGCGGTTCGCGGCGGCGTTCGCGGCGGAGATCCGCAGGCTCTTCCCCGGGTGTCCGGACAAGCGGGCTCGTGCCATGGCGGCGCACGCGTCCGTACGAGGCAGCGGACGGGTCGGACGCAGCGCGGCCGGGCGGGCGCTGTCCGAGGGAGCGGTGATCTCGGCGGTGGTAGCGGCGGTACGGCATGTCGACACGCCGTACGACCAACTGCTGATGAGGGGGGTACCGAGGTACGAGGCGCGGCGGCGGATCGCGCCGACCGTGGAGAACGTGCTGCGGGGGTGGAGCGAGGCGGCCGACGTCGGCTGA
- a CDS encoding DUF1772 domain-containing protein: MIDGPFFVLIVLGVLGTGLVAGAFCGFSTFVMRGLSALPPAQGVAAMKAINVAAVRPAFMLVFTGSAVLCAMIAVVTFVVWPDDGKAELLLGSALYLFGSFGLTMTANVPRNDRLAGLAPGSPEAAAYWPVYVREWTLWNHVRTVASAAAAVVYVLALA, translated from the coding sequence GTGATCGACGGGCCGTTCTTCGTGTTGATCGTGCTGGGTGTGCTGGGCACCGGGCTGGTGGCCGGTGCCTTCTGCGGATTCTCGACCTTTGTGATGCGGGGCCTGTCCGCGCTGCCGCCCGCGCAGGGTGTCGCCGCGATGAAGGCGATCAACGTGGCCGCCGTGCGGCCCGCCTTCATGCTGGTGTTCACCGGTTCGGCGGTGCTGTGCGCGATGATCGCGGTGGTGACGTTCGTGGTGTGGCCGGACGACGGGAAGGCGGAGCTGCTGCTGGGCAGCGCGCTGTATCTGTTCGGCTCCTTCGGGCTGACCATGACCGCGAACGTGCCCCGTAACGACAGGCTGGCGGGGCTTGCCCCGGGCAGCCCCGAGGCCGCGGCGTACTGGCCGGTCTATGTGCGCGAGTGGACGTTGTGGAACCACGTCCGCACGGTCGCCTCCGCCGCGGCCGCCGTCGTGTACGTGCTGGCCCTTGCCTGA
- a CDS encoding glutamate synthase subunit beta: MADPKGFMTTPRQEWPRRPVEERVRDWDEVYVPGALLPIISKQADRCMDCGIPFCHDACPLGNLIPEWNDLVSREDWRAASDRLHATNNFPEFTGRLCPAPCEAGCVLAINQPAVTIKNVECAIADRAWEEGFTPPRPPDRLSGKTVAVIGSGPTGLAAAQQLTRAGHTVAVYEKDDRIGGLMRYGIPEFKMEKRHLERRLEQMRAEGTRFRTSTAVGRDVPADDLRTRYDAVVLATGATAWRELPVPGRELTGIHQAMVYLPLANRVCEGDLEVSPLSAAGKHVVIVGGGDTGADCLGTAVREGAASVTQLDIYAQPGAGRDEDIEPWPTYPKVYRLSAAHEEARDLRTAPAADADARLFAASTLRFDGDDSGHVRSLHLIEVDERRQPVAGTGRSLPADLVLLALGFSGPDREDGLVDQLGLMMEPRGTIARDGGFATNVAGVFAAGDAARGQSLIVWAIAEGRAVAAAVDRYLTGSSRLPAPISPYDRPMAV; encoded by the coding sequence ATGGCCGATCCCAAGGGGTTCATGACCACGCCGCGCCAGGAGTGGCCGCGGCGGCCGGTCGAGGAACGGGTCCGGGACTGGGACGAGGTCTACGTCCCGGGGGCGCTGCTGCCCATCATCAGCAAGCAGGCGGACCGCTGCATGGACTGCGGCATCCCCTTCTGCCACGACGCCTGCCCGCTGGGCAATCTGATCCCGGAGTGGAACGACCTGGTCTCCCGCGAGGACTGGCGGGCGGCGAGCGACCGGTTGCACGCGACGAACAACTTCCCCGAGTTCACCGGCAGGCTGTGTCCGGCGCCCTGTGAGGCGGGGTGTGTGCTCGCGATCAACCAGCCGGCCGTCACCATCAAGAACGTCGAGTGCGCGATCGCCGACCGGGCCTGGGAGGAAGGTTTCACCCCGCCGCGGCCTCCGGATCGGCTCTCGGGCAAGACCGTCGCGGTGATCGGCTCCGGGCCGACCGGGCTGGCCGCGGCGCAGCAGCTGACCCGGGCGGGGCACACCGTCGCCGTGTACGAGAAGGACGACCGGATCGGGGGGCTGATGCGGTACGGCATCCCCGAGTTCAAGATGGAGAAGCGGCATCTGGAGCGGCGTCTTGAGCAGATGCGGGCCGAGGGGACGAGGTTCCGTACGTCGACGGCGGTCGGCCGGGATGTTCCGGCGGACGATCTGCGCACGAGATACGACGCGGTGGTGCTGGCCACGGGCGCCACGGCGTGGCGGGAACTTCCGGTTCCGGGCCGGGAGTTGACCGGGATACACCAGGCGATGGTGTACCTGCCGCTGGCCAACCGGGTGTGCGAGGGGGATCTGGAGGTCTCGCCGCTGTCCGCGGCCGGCAAACATGTGGTGATCGTGGGCGGCGGGGACACCGGTGCCGACTGTCTGGGGACCGCGGTGCGCGAGGGGGCCGCGTCCGTGACCCAGCTGGACATCTACGCACAGCCGGGTGCGGGGCGCGACGAGGACATCGAGCCGTGGCCGACGTACCCGAAGGTCTACCGGCTCTCGGCCGCGCACGAGGAGGCTCGGGATCTGCGGACGGCTCCGGCGGCGGACGCGGACGCGCGGCTGTTCGCGGCGTCCACGCTGCGCTTCGACGGGGACGACAGCGGGCATGTGCGCTCACTGCACCTGATCGAGGTGGACGAGCGTCGGCAGCCGGTGGCCGGCACCGGGAGGTCGCTGCCCGCCGACCTGGTGCTGCTCGCGCTCGGCTTCTCCGGGCCCGACCGGGAGGACGGGCTCGTCGATCAGCTGGGGCTGATGATGGAGCCGCGGGGCACGATCGCCCGCGACGGCGGCTTCGCGACCAACGTCGCCGGCGTGTTCGCCGCCGGGGACGCGGCGCGCGGTCAGTCGCTCATCGTGTGGGCGATCGCGGAGGGGCGGGCGGTGGCGGCAGCCGTGGACCGCTATCTGACGGGGAGTTCACGGCTGCCGGCGCCGATATCGCCGTACGACCGCCCGATGGCCGTGTAG
- a CDS encoding carboxymuconolactone decarboxylase family protein — MTTNTIDTAHTTTTTPAAGTGAAITAAEAGRTRLDFAKAAPKAFRALIGFDAAAREGLDPALVELIQIRASHLNHCAYCLHMHTNDARKAGESEDRLHMVAVWREARHFFTSKEQAALALTEAVTLVADAGVPDAAYEEAAAHFDEAELARVLALILAINTWNRMALATGKVAGTDERRR, encoded by the coding sequence ATGACGACGAACACGATCGACACCGCGCACACCACGACCACCACCCCCGCCGCCGGCACCGGCGCGGCGATCACCGCCGCCGAGGCCGGCCGCACCCGCCTGGACTTCGCGAAGGCGGCCCCGAAGGCGTTCCGCGCCCTCATCGGCTTCGACGCCGCCGCGCGCGAAGGCCTCGACCCGGCGCTCGTCGAACTGATCCAGATCCGTGCCTCGCACCTCAACCACTGCGCCTACTGCCTCCACATGCACACCAACGACGCCCGCAAGGCCGGTGAGAGCGAGGACCGGCTGCACATGGTCGCGGTCTGGCGCGAGGCCCGGCACTTCTTCACCTCGAAGGAACAGGCGGCTCTCGCCCTGACCGAGGCGGTCACCCTGGTCGCCGACGCAGGCGTCCCCGACGCGGCCTACGAGGAGGCGGCCGCCCACTTCGACGAGGCCGAACTGGCCCGCGTACTCGCCCTGATCCTCGCGATCAACACGTGGAACCGCATGGCACTGGCGACGGGCAAGGTCGCGGGCACGGACGAACGCCGCCGCTGA